One Coffea arabica cultivar ET-39 chromosome 5c, Coffea Arabica ET-39 HiFi, whole genome shotgun sequence DNA window includes the following coding sequences:
- the LOC113690680 gene encoding agamous-like MADS-box protein AGL29, whose translation MVPVKKTRGRQKIDIAKIQNEQHLQVTFSKRRAGLFKKASELCTLTGSEVALVVFSPGEKVYSFGSPNIDAIIEKFEFSTPKSDDASTLLLEAHHRFNVQHLNKQLSILENQLEAKKKIGETLNQLRQVGQIRHWWYAPINDLNLEQLESLHSALCELQNTVRIELEKPIYENTNQVPDLNGINPSGISPLGINTRENEGGAFDLIQSQPPRTKAFAPTAASSRVNTGISSNAWTRALTAENGPTASLSFAPNASEFDGATMPCYPSQGFNTIYGGLTLFKI comes from the coding sequence ATGGTGCCAGTCAAAAAAACTAGAGGCCGTCAAAAAATTGACATCGCAAAAATACAAAATGAGCAACATCTACAAGTGACATTTTCCAAGCGTCGTGCAGGCCTTTTCAAAAAGGCTAGCGAATTGTGCACTCTTACTGGCTCTGAGGTTGCCCTTGTGGTTTTTTCTCCCGGAGAAAAAGTTTATTCATTTGGTAGCCCTAACATAGATGCTATAATAGAAAAGTTTGAATTCAGTACTCCAAAATCAGATGATGCTTCAACCCTGCTTTTGGAGGCTCATCACAGGTTTAATGTTCAACATCTAAATAAGCAACTGAGCATCCTCGAAAATCAGTTGGAGGCAAAGAAGAAAATAGGGGAAACCCTTAATCAACTAAGACAAGTTGGCCAAATTCGTCATTGGTGGTATGCTCCCATCAATGACCTTAATTTGGAGCAACTTGAGAGCTTGCATTCAGCTCTTTGTGAACTCCAAAATACCGTTAGAATTGAACTAGAAAAACCAATATATGAGAATACAAACCAAGTTCCAGATCTCAATGGGATCAACCCATCTGGGATAAGCCCTTTGGGAATTAATACAAGGGAGAATGAAGGTGGTGCTTTTGATCTTATCCAGTCTCAACCACCTAGAACCAAGGCATTTGCCCCAACTGCTGCTTCCTCTCGGGTGAATACTGGCATTTCAAGCAATGCTTGGACTAGAGCTCTCACAGCAGAAAATGGTCCTACTGCTTCACTTTCTTTTGCTCCAAATGCATCTGAATTTGATGGTGCAACAATGCCTTGTTACCCTTCTCAAGGATTCAACACCATCTATGGTGGTCTCACATTGTTCAAGATCTAG